One genomic region from Burkholderia latens encodes:
- the cysS gene encoding cysteine--tRNA ligase, producing the protein MESLRIYNTLARDKQVFVPRQSGEVRMYVCGITVYDYCHVGHARMLVVFDLVQRWLRAIGYRVTYVRNITDIEDKIIRRAVENGETIKSLTDRFIDAMHEDEAALGIQRPDIEPRATQFIPQMLGMIEKLEANGYAYQAGDGDVNYSVRKFANYGKLSGKSLDDLRAGERVAANDAKQDPLDFVLWKRAKEGEPEGASWSSKYGMGRPGWHIECSAMGCTLLGEHFDIHGGGQDLQFPHHENEIAQSEGATGQTFVNYWMHNGFVQVDNEKMSKSLGNFFTIREVLERYDAEVMRFFIVRTHYRSPLNYSDVHLDDARASLTRLYTALKDVEPDTLALDWNEPHAQRFAAAMNDDINTPVAVATLFELAGEVNRTRDASLARQLKQLAGLLGLLGREPRAFLQQGTGAAQAGGLAADEIEARIAARVAAKRAKDYAEADRIRAELLDAGIALEDKPGGSTEWRRV; encoded by the coding sequence ATGGAATCACTGCGCATCTACAACACGCTCGCGCGTGACAAGCAAGTTTTCGTGCCGCGCCAGTCCGGCGAAGTGCGGATGTACGTATGCGGGATCACCGTCTACGACTATTGTCACGTGGGCCACGCGCGCATGCTGGTCGTGTTCGACCTCGTCCAGCGCTGGCTGCGTGCGATCGGCTATCGGGTCACGTACGTGCGCAACATCACCGACATCGAGGACAAGATCATCCGTCGCGCGGTCGAGAACGGCGAGACGATCAAGTCGCTGACCGACCGTTTCATCGACGCGATGCACGAGGATGAGGCGGCGCTCGGCATTCAGCGGCCCGACATCGAGCCGCGCGCCACGCAGTTCATTCCGCAGATGCTCGGAATGATCGAGAAGCTCGAGGCGAACGGCTACGCGTATCAGGCGGGCGACGGCGACGTCAATTATTCGGTGCGCAAGTTCGCGAACTACGGGAAGCTGTCGGGCAAGTCGCTGGACGACCTGCGCGCGGGCGAACGCGTCGCCGCGAACGATGCAAAACAGGATCCGCTCGACTTCGTGCTGTGGAAGCGCGCGAAGGAGGGCGAGCCTGAAGGCGCGTCGTGGTCGTCGAAGTACGGGATGGGCCGGCCGGGCTGGCACATCGAGTGCTCCGCGATGGGTTGCACGCTGCTCGGCGAGCATTTCGACATTCACGGCGGCGGGCAGGATCTGCAATTCCCGCACCACGAGAACGAAATCGCGCAGAGCGAAGGCGCGACCGGCCAGACGTTCGTCAATTACTGGATGCACAACGGCTTCGTGCAAGTGGACAACGAGAAGATGTCGAAGTCGCTCGGCAACTTCTTCACGATCCGCGAAGTGCTCGAGCGGTACGACGCCGAGGTCATGCGCTTCTTCATCGTGCGCACGCACTACCGGTCGCCGCTCAACTACAGCGACGTGCACCTCGACGATGCGCGTGCGTCGCTCACGCGTCTGTATACGGCGCTGAAGGATGTCGAACCCGACACGCTCGCGCTCGACTGGAACGAGCCGCATGCGCAGCGTTTCGCGGCCGCGATGAACGACGACATCAATACGCCGGTCGCGGTGGCGACGCTGTTCGAGCTGGCCGGCGAGGTCAACCGCACGCGCGATGCGTCGCTCGCGCGGCAGCTGAAGCAATTGGCGGGTCTGCTGGGCCTGCTTGGCCGCGAGCCGCGCGCGTTCCTGCAGCAGGGCACCGGCGCCGCGCAGGCGGGTGGGCTCGCAGCCGATGAAATCGAGGCGAGGATCGCCGCGCGCGTCGCGGCGAAACGAGCGAAGGACTATGCCGAAGCGGACCGGATTCGGGCGGAACTGCTCGATGCCGGCATCGCACTTGAAGACAAACCGGGCGGATCGACCGAATGGCGTCGCGTATGA
- a CDS encoding inositol monophosphatase family protein produces MHPMLNIAVKAARRAGQIINRASLDLDLIEIRKKQQNDFVTEVDKAAEEAIIETLKTAYPDHAILAEESGESENESEFKWIIDPLDGTTNFIHGFPYYCVSIALEHKGIVTQAVVYDPNKNDLFTATRGRGAYLNDRRIRVGRRDRLADALVGTGFPFREKDGLDAYARLFTEMTQACTGLRRPGAAALDLANVAAGRLDAFFEQGINVWDMAAGSLLITEAGGLVGNYTGDADFLHRHEIVAANPKIYAQMIPILNRYSRLHPAAE; encoded by the coding sequence ATGCATCCCATGCTCAACATTGCTGTCAAGGCTGCGCGCCGCGCCGGACAGATCATCAATCGTGCATCCCTCGATCTCGACCTGATCGAGATTCGCAAGAAGCAGCAGAACGACTTCGTCACCGAAGTGGACAAGGCCGCCGAAGAGGCGATCATCGAGACGCTGAAAACCGCTTACCCCGACCACGCGATCCTTGCGGAAGAATCGGGCGAATCGGAGAACGAATCCGAATTCAAGTGGATCATCGATCCGCTCGACGGCACGACGAACTTCATCCACGGCTTCCCGTACTACTGCGTATCGATCGCGCTCGAACACAAGGGCATCGTTACGCAGGCCGTCGTCTACGATCCGAACAAGAACGACCTGTTCACGGCCACGCGCGGCCGCGGCGCTTACCTGAACGACCGCCGCATCCGCGTCGGCCGGCGCGACCGCCTGGCCGATGCACTGGTCGGCACGGGCTTCCCGTTCCGCGAAAAGGATGGCCTCGACGCATACGCGCGCCTGTTCACTGAAATGACGCAAGCCTGCACGGGCCTGCGCCGCCCGGGCGCGGCCGCACTCGACCTCGCGAACGTCGCAGCGGGCCGCCTCGACGCGTTCTTCGAGCAGGGCATCAACGTGTGGGACATGGCGGCCGGCAGTCTGCTGATCACCGAAGCCGGCGGTCTCGTCGGCAACTACACGGGCGACGCCGATTTCCTGCATCGCCACGAGATCGTCGCGGCGAACCCGAAGATCTACGCGCAGATGATCCCGATCCTGAACCGCTACAGCCGGCTGCATCCGGCAGCGGAATAA
- a CDS encoding peptidylprolyl isomerase, translating to MKRLLLALGGAALLATAPAFAQSATAHPIVQLKTSQGDIRVELYPEKAPKTVANFLDYVKAGQYNGTIFHRVIKGFMIQGGGYKTNFEEKPTRAPIPLESRNGLKNLTGTIAMARTSDPNSATAQFFINTVDNNGLDYPNPDGNGYAVFGKVVSGLDVVKKIEGVATTSRGPMQDVPAQPVVIESASIVSK from the coding sequence ATGAAACGTCTGTTGCTGGCGCTTGGCGGCGCCGCCCTTCTCGCGACCGCGCCTGCCTTCGCGCAATCGGCCACCGCGCACCCGATCGTGCAGCTCAAGACCTCGCAGGGCGACATCCGCGTCGAGCTCTACCCGGAGAAGGCGCCGAAGACGGTCGCCAACTTCCTCGATTACGTGAAGGCCGGCCAGTACAACGGCACGATCTTTCATCGCGTGATCAAGGGCTTCATGATCCAGGGCGGCGGCTACAAGACCAACTTCGAGGAGAAGCCGACCCGCGCGCCGATCCCGCTGGAAAGCCGCAATGGTCTGAAGAACCTGACGGGCACGATCGCGATGGCGCGCACCAGCGATCCGAACTCGGCCACCGCGCAGTTCTTCATCAACACGGTTGACAACAACGGCCTCGACTACCCGAACCCGGACGGCAACGGCTACGCGGTGTTCGGCAAGGTCGTGTCTGGCCTCGACGTCGTGAAGAAGATCGAAGGCGTGGCGACGACCTCGCGCGGCCCGATGCAGGACGTGCCGGCCCAGCCGGTCGTGATCGAATCCGCGAGCATCGTCTCGAAGTAA
- a CDS encoding RNA methyltransferase produces METPQNPTAPSESGGASSPPPSGGFTSIRFVLVEPSHPGNVGAAARALKTMGFSRLVLVAPRVPHVQSDPDAIAMASGADDVLASAHVVPTLGDALAGVHWSIALTARTREYGPPRLAPRAAAEHACTQVGGGDIALVFGNERTGLANEHVEQCSALAHIPANPAYSSLNLAQAIQVLAYELRVAFLAQASEASPAAHVDVGTLAQSDEIERMYAHLENALIALDFLDPRNPKKLMPRLRRLFARTGLEREEVNILRGIAKHILLKSGTAEGDA; encoded by the coding sequence GTGGAAACTCCGCAGAACCCCACCGCGCCGTCCGAATCGGGTGGCGCCTCGTCTCCGCCGCCGTCCGGCGGCTTCACATCAATCCGTTTCGTGCTCGTCGAGCCCAGCCATCCCGGCAATGTCGGGGCGGCCGCCCGCGCGCTGAAGACGATGGGTTTCTCTCGCCTTGTGCTGGTGGCGCCGCGCGTGCCGCACGTGCAGAGCGATCCCGACGCGATCGCGATGGCGAGCGGCGCCGACGACGTCCTCGCGTCCGCGCATGTCGTGCCCACGCTCGGCGACGCGTTGGCCGGCGTCCACTGGTCGATCGCGCTGACCGCGCGCACGCGCGAATACGGGCCGCCGCGCCTCGCGCCGCGCGCGGCCGCCGAGCACGCGTGCACGCAGGTGGGCGGCGGCGATATCGCCCTGGTGTTCGGCAACGAGCGTACGGGTCTCGCGAACGAGCACGTCGAGCAATGCAGTGCGCTTGCCCATATCCCGGCAAATCCGGCCTACAGCTCGCTGAACCTCGCGCAAGCGATCCAGGTGCTCGCGTACGAACTGCGCGTCGCGTTCCTGGCGCAGGCAAGCGAGGCGTCGCCCGCGGCGCACGTCGACGTCGGCACGCTCGCGCAGAGCGACGAGATCGAGCGGATGTATGCGCACCTCGAAAACGCGCTGATCGCGCTGGATTTTCTCGATCCGCGCAACCCGAAGAAGCTGATGCCGCGGCTGCGGCGCCTGTTCGCGCGCACCGGTCTCGAGCGCGAGGAAGTCAACATCCTGCGCGGCATCGCGAAGCACATCCTGCTGAAGTCGGGAACGGCCGAAGGCGACGCGTAG
- a CDS encoding UDP-2,3-diacylglucosamine diphosphatase codes for MLQESPPRSVSAGVPGEREYAQAARPFLFLSDLHLSEAIPKTVAAFEHFVKYTADSADSVFILGDLFEYWIGDDVLDDDPFAARMAALMHTFSERGIALYVMHGNRDFLLGRRFMKAAGAILLPDPALIVAFGQRIVLAHGDAQCTADRGYQVFRRFARNRVAQALFLAWPFRWRRALAQRMRSNSEAGRMRAASSIYDVTREGVAALFRKSRASVIIHGHTHRPARHLEPGGIRWVLPDWDLDHGTPRGGYLRVDAEGIHAMPLE; via the coding sequence ATGTTGCAGGAGAGTCCGCCGCGAAGCGTCTCCGCGGGCGTGCCGGGCGAGCGCGAATACGCGCAAGCCGCACGCCCGTTCCTGTTTCTCTCCGATCTGCATCTGAGCGAGGCGATTCCGAAGACGGTCGCCGCGTTCGAGCATTTCGTGAAATACACCGCCGACAGCGCCGACTCGGTGTTCATTCTCGGCGACCTGTTCGAATACTGGATCGGCGACGACGTGCTCGACGACGATCCGTTCGCGGCCCGCATGGCCGCGCTGATGCATACGTTCTCCGAACGCGGCATTGCGCTCTACGTGATGCACGGTAACCGCGATTTTCTGCTCGGGCGGCGCTTCATGAAGGCGGCCGGTGCAATCCTGCTGCCCGACCCGGCGCTGATCGTGGCATTCGGCCAGCGCATCGTGCTCGCGCACGGCGATGCGCAATGCACGGCCGATCGCGGCTACCAGGTGTTTCGGCGATTTGCGCGCAATCGCGTCGCGCAGGCGCTGTTCCTCGCATGGCCGTTCCGCTGGCGTCGCGCGCTCGCGCAGCGGATGCGCTCGAACAGCGAAGCGGGCCGGATGCGCGCTGCTTCGTCCATCTACGATGTCACGCGTGAAGGCGTGGCCGCGCTATTCCGGAAAAGCCGCGCGAGCGTGATCATTCACGGCCATACGCATCGCCCTGCCCGCCATCTGGAACCGGGCGGAATTCGCTGGGTGCTGCCCGACTGGGATCTGGATCACGGCACGCCGCGCGGCGGTTACTTGCGTGTCGATGCGGAAGGCATCCACGCGATGCCGCTCGAGTAA
- a CDS encoding peptidylprolyl isomerase: MVELHTNHGVIKLELDAAKAPKTVENFLNYVKKGHYDGTVFHRVINGFMIQGGGFEPGLKQKPTDAPIDNEANNGLKNDNYTIAMARTNDPHSATAQFFINVNDNDFLNHSSPTPQGWGYAVFGKVVEGQDVVDKIKAVKTGNAGFHQDVPTDDVVIEKAVVV, translated from the coding sequence ATGGTTGAACTGCATACGAACCACGGCGTGATCAAGCTCGAGCTGGACGCCGCGAAGGCACCGAAGACGGTCGAGAACTTCCTCAACTACGTGAAGAAGGGCCACTATGACGGTACGGTGTTCCACCGCGTGATCAACGGCTTCATGATCCAGGGCGGCGGCTTCGAGCCGGGCCTGAAGCAGAAGCCGACCGACGCGCCGATCGACAACGAGGCGAACAACGGCCTGAAGAACGACAACTACACGATCGCGATGGCGCGCACGAACGATCCGCATTCGGCGACCGCCCAGTTCTTCATCAACGTCAACGACAACGACTTCCTGAACCACTCGTCGCCGACGCCGCAAGGCTGGGGCTACGCGGTGTTCGGCAAGGTCGTCGAAGGTCAGGACGTCGTCGACAAGATCAAGGCCGTGAAGACGGGCAACGCGGGTTTCCATCAGGACGTGCCGACTGACGACGTCGTGATCGAAAAGGCCGTGGTGGTCTAA
- the cysE gene encoding serine O-acetyltransferase, which translates to MFTRLREDVATIRERDPAARSAWEVLTCYPGLHALVLHRFAHACWRAKRYWLARFASQVGRFLTGIEIHPGATIGRRVFIDHGMGVVIGETAIVGDDCTIYQGVTLGGTSLTRGAKRHPTLEPGVIVGAGAKVLGGFTVGAGAKIGSNAVVVKPVPAGGTAVGNPARIVMPAQPKPQPERAAFCAYGITPNADDPMSLAIHGLIDHAAKESRRVDEIVAALERLGTHLETLQGADAARLDLRRLSAVLEGNAVERQS; encoded by the coding sequence ATGTTCACTAGACTGCGCGAAGACGTTGCGACGATACGCGAGCGGGATCCCGCCGCTCGCAGTGCCTGGGAAGTGCTGACCTGTTATCCGGGCCTGCATGCGCTCGTGCTGCATCGGTTTGCGCATGCATGCTGGCGCGCGAAACGCTACTGGCTCGCCCGTTTCGCGTCGCAGGTCGGCCGCTTCCTGACGGGGATCGAGATCCATCCGGGCGCGACGATCGGCAGGCGCGTGTTCATCGATCACGGCATGGGTGTCGTGATCGGCGAGACCGCGATCGTCGGCGACGACTGCACGATCTATCAGGGCGTGACGCTCGGCGGCACATCGCTCACGCGCGGCGCGAAGCGCCATCCGACGCTCGAACCCGGCGTGATCGTCGGCGCGGGCGCGAAGGTGCTCGGCGGTTTCACGGTTGGCGCGGGCGCGAAGATCGGTTCGAACGCGGTCGTGGTGAAGCCGGTGCCGGCGGGTGGCACCGCGGTCGGCAATCCGGCGCGCATCGTGATGCCGGCGCAACCGAAGCCGCAACCCGAGCGTGCCGCATTCTGCGCATACGGGATCACGCCGAACGCGGACGACCCGATGTCGCTCGCGATCCACGGGCTGATCGATCACGCGGCGAAGGAGAGCCGGCGCGTCGACGAGATCGTCGCGGCGCTGGAGCGGCTCGGCACGCATCTGGAAACGCTGCAGGGTGCCGACGCAGCGCGACTCGACCTGCGCCGGCTGTCGGCTGTGCTGGAAGGCAACGCAGTCGAACGGCAGTCGTAA
- a CDS encoding tetratricopeptide repeat protein translates to MKPHRGRAPSAATLVATAVVGVALTLFAAPAAHAQKAPATADGTPEIDASIAGKQWKQALAQLDARIAANPHDVQAQFKRGTVLARLNRDDDAIQQFVAITQAYPELPEPYNNLAALYAKHGRYDEARSALVTATQANPSYSLAYENLGDLYLRLAAESYKRAQSLGHTSGATAQRLADVQKIVSPPKPAAGAHNVTPATRAYTDRAAANVSTTTLPMSPTFQFNGPSGALAAPYVAPSQ, encoded by the coding sequence ATGAAACCTCATCGCGGCCGTGCGCCGAGCGCTGCGACCCTCGTTGCGACCGCCGTCGTGGGCGTCGCACTGACGCTTTTCGCGGCCCCCGCGGCGCATGCGCAAAAGGCTCCGGCCACCGCCGACGGCACGCCCGAAATCGACGCGTCGATCGCCGGCAAGCAATGGAAGCAGGCGCTCGCGCAACTCGACGCGCGCATCGCGGCGAATCCGCACGACGTGCAGGCGCAGTTCAAGCGCGGCACCGTGCTCGCCCGCCTGAACCGCGACGACGACGCGATCCAGCAGTTCGTCGCGATCACGCAGGCCTACCCCGAACTGCCCGAGCCCTACAACAACCTCGCGGCGCTCTACGCGAAGCACGGCCGCTACGACGAAGCGCGCAGCGCGCTCGTCACGGCGACGCAAGCGAACCCGAGCTACTCGCTCGCGTACGAGAACCTCGGCGACCTGTACCTGCGGCTCGCGGCCGAGTCGTACAAGCGCGCGCAATCGCTCGGCCACACGAGCGGCGCGACCGCACAGCGCCTCGCCGACGTGCAGAAGATCGTGTCGCCGCCGAAGCCGGCCGCCGGCGCGCACAACGTCACGCCCGCCACGCGCGCGTACACCGACCGTGCCGCCGCAAACGTGAGCACCACCACGCTGCCGATGTCGCCGACGTTCCAGTTCAACGGTCCGTCCGGTGCGCTGGCGGCGCCGTACGTCGCGCCGTCGCAGTAA